One part of the Oceanihabitans sp. IOP_32 genome encodes these proteins:
- a CDS encoding O-antigen ligase family protein, with translation MVKIKNIGIVNILLTLILITFVIPPPILNPILLGVLFSFVIIRHFIHKQNINKNNFNKVSFFFVLYFFVLLLSLFYSQDVANGIGVIGRSISFLLIPVIPLFISKEEINLEFIVKAYIYYLCLIFFYLIFVAIYKNIHEGYTLGYIFDKLRGGEIENGKYHYINYWYFVYDKFTSPLNIQPIYLGLFTNLGLIFIFYLKKIKKIKFYYFFLLILGLLVLLTASRWQILIFAINYFIFIIFFLKLRSYKKILLLTSLVSLILIVSIINPVTRTRLKESIIIKENFYKDQFGGTSIRLNKWISATKCISNSPMFGYGVGDGKNKLLEQFKKDKFYLGFYNKFNAHNQYLDTLLYVGVVGLFILLLIFYYSYKYAINNIYMILITNVFSIGFVTESMLNRQWGIISFSFFLIMFSIFVFKKENNLENNF, from the coding sequence ATGGTTAAAATAAAAAATATTGGTATTGTAAATATTCTTTTAACTTTAATATTAATAACATTTGTTATACCTCCTCCAATATTAAATCCTATTTTATTGGGAGTTCTTTTTAGTTTTGTTATTATCCGGCACTTTATTCATAAACAAAATATTAACAAGAATAATTTTAATAAAGTTTCTTTCTTTTTTGTTTTATATTTTTTCGTATTACTATTGTCATTGTTTTATTCTCAGGATGTGGCAAATGGAATTGGTGTTATTGGACGCTCTATATCTTTTTTATTAATACCAGTAATTCCACTGTTTATTTCCAAAGAAGAAATCAATTTAGAATTTATAGTAAAAGCATATATATACTATCTATGTTTAATTTTTTTTTACCTTATTTTTGTTGCAATTTACAAGAATATACATGAAGGTTATACCTTGGGGTATATATTTGACAAGTTAAGAGGAGGAGAGATAGAAAATGGAAAGTATCATTATATAAATTACTGGTATTTTGTTTATGATAAATTCACATCACCCTTAAACATACAGCCCATTTATCTAGGTTTGTTTACTAATTTAGGGTTGATTTTTATATTTTATCTTAAAAAGATTAAGAAGATAAAATTTTATTATTTTTTTCTACTAATCCTGGGCCTTCTAGTTTTACTTACAGCTTCAAGGTGGCAAATATTAATCTTTGCTATAAATTATTTTATATTCATTATTTTTTTTTTGAAGCTCAGGTCGTACAAAAAAATTCTACTTTTAACATCTTTAGTTTCTTTAATATTAATCGTAAGTATCATAAATCCTGTAACAAGGACTAGGCTAAAGGAATCCATTATAATCAAAGAGAATTTTTATAAGGACCAATTTGGAGGCACTTCAATACGATTAAATAAATGGATTAGTGCTACGAAATGTATTAGTAATAGTCCAATGTTTGGCTATGGTGTTGGTGACGGTAAAAATAAATTATTAGAACAGTTTAAAAAGGATAAGTTTTATTTAGGATTCTACAATAAATTTAATGCACATAATCAATATTTAGATACTCTTCTATATGTTGGTGTTGTAGGCTTATTTATATTGCTTTTAATTTTTTATTATTCTTACAAGTATGCAATTAATAATATATATATGATATTAATAACTAATGTGTTTTCGATTGGTTTTGTTACGGAGTCAATGCTAAATAGGCAATGGGGAATTATTTCTTTTTCATTCTTTTTGATTATGTTTTCAATATTTGTATTTAAAAAAGAAAATAATTTAGAAAACAACTTTTAA
- a CDS encoding DUF1972 domain-containing protein, with product MKLAILGTRGIPNNHGGFEQFAEYFSLYMANKGHDISVFNSHTHPYQLKEWNGVKIIHKNDPEDKIGTAGQFIYDLNCIRHCRKEHFDIILQLGYTSSSIWSKLLPKNSIIITNMDGLEWKRSKYKKPVRKFLKIAESLAVKNSDYLVSDSIGIQNYIKKVYNKESKYIAYGADVFNMPDKSVVEQYNVEPYKYNMLIARLEPENNIETILDGVSLAKQKEIILVIGKHDTSKFGSHLKNKYQNQENIKFVGGVYNMNHLNNLRYYSKFYFHGHSVGGTNPSLLEAMASGALIVANDNIFNKSILKLNALYFKEPKNISNIIDDNSFFEKNKEAFKNNNIKEIKLNFNWNLINSQYENYLFSKLKGNNG from the coding sequence ATGAAGCTAGCAATCTTAGGAACTAGAGGAATACCAAACAACCATGGTGGGTTTGAACAATTTGCTGAATATTTTTCACTCTATATGGCTAATAAAGGTCATGATATAAGTGTTTTTAATTCGCACACACATCCTTATCAATTAAAAGAGTGGAATGGTGTGAAAATTATTCATAAAAATGACCCTGAGGATAAAATTGGAACGGCAGGTCAGTTTATTTATGATTTAAATTGTATCCGCCATTGTAGGAAAGAACATTTTGATATTATACTTCAATTAGGTTATACTAGTAGTTCGATATGGAGTAAATTACTACCAAAGAATTCAATAATAATAACTAATATGGATGGCTTGGAATGGAAAAGATCTAAGTATAAAAAACCAGTTAGAAAATTTTTAAAGATAGCGGAAAGCCTAGCTGTAAAGAATAGTGATTATCTTGTGTCTGATTCTATAGGTATCCAAAATTATATAAAAAAAGTATATAATAAAGAATCAAAGTATATTGCATATGGAGCTGATGTTTTTAACATGCCAGATAAGTCAGTTGTTGAACAGTATAATGTTGAACCGTATAAGTATAATATGTTAATTGCTAGGTTAGAGCCAGAAAACAATATTGAAACCATTTTGGATGGAGTTAGTTTGGCTAAACAAAAAGAAATTATTCTGGTTATAGGTAAGCATGATACAAGTAAATTCGGTTCTCATCTGAAAAATAAATATCAAAATCAAGAAAACATTAAGTTTGTGGGGGGAGTCTACAATATGAATCATTTAAATAATTTAAGATATTATTCAAAGTTTTATTTTCATGGGCATTCTGTAGGTGGTACCAACCCATCCTTACTTGAAGCAATGGCATCAGGAGCATTGATAGTAGCAAATGATAATATTTTCAATAAAAGCATTTTGAAATTAAATGCATTATATTTTAAAGAGCCTAAAAATATCAGTAATATAATAGATGATAATTCTTTTTTTGAAAAAAATAAAGAAGCTTTTAAAAATAATAATATTAAAGAAATAAAGTTAAACTTCAATTGGAACTTAATAAATTCTCAATATGAGAATTATTTGTTTTCAAAATTAAAAGGAAATAATGGTTAA
- a CDS encoding glycosyltransferase family 2 protein: MCSKKEICDVSIVCANYNNGKYLDEFISSVINSSALPKELIIIDDGSTDESLKILSRYNLPYLKVIALKSNVGFANALNVGIKETTGKYILRVDPDDILEKTRIAKQYTFLEKNSDIDITGSNVTYFNEKLESVVGSSNFPQKYESIYKRYIKGEHGLLHGTVMGKSLFFKKYLYCQSNVPAEDYDIFSRMIKDGVKAQSFPDKLTFVRIHQNSVSNALPFSTIKKTYALRDKIFKTKTSFFLVVINYLSLKYYRKYYFEKNNFKRVLFLGISGLFRPDKVIKKFLNDFR; the protein is encoded by the coding sequence ATGTGTAGTAAAAAGGAAATTTGTGACGTATCCATAGTATGCGCTAATTATAATAATGGGAAATATTTAGATGAATTTATATCTAGTGTTATAAACTCAAGTGCATTACCAAAAGAATTAATAATCATTGATGATGGTTCAACCGATGAATCATTAAAGATACTCTCAAGGTATAATTTACCATATCTAAAAGTTATAGCATTAAAAAGTAATGTAGGTTTTGCAAATGCCCTTAATGTTGGAATTAAAGAAACTACGGGTAAGTATATTTTAAGAGTTGATCCAGATGACATACTGGAAAAAACAAGAATAGCAAAACAATACACTTTTTTAGAGAAAAATAGTGATATTGATATTACTGGGAGTAATGTAACTTATTTTAATGAAAAACTTGAAAGCGTAGTTGGGTCTTCAAATTTTCCACAAAAATATGAATCAATATATAAAAGATATATTAAAGGTGAACATGGGTTACTGCACGGAACAGTTATGGGTAAAAGTTTATTTTTTAAAAAGTATTTATACTGTCAAAGTAATGTTCCAGCTGAAGACTATGATATTTTTTCTAGAATGATTAAAGATGGTGTAAAAGCGCAAAGTTTTCCAGATAAGCTCACCTTTGTCAGAATTCATCAAAATAGTGTTTCTAATGCTTTGCCGTTTAGTACGATAAAGAAAACATACGCTTTAAGAGATAAGATATTTAAAACTAAAACTAGTTTTTTTTTAGTTGTTATAAACTATTTAAGTTTGAAATATTATAGAAAATATTACTTTGAAAAAAATAATTTTAAAAGAGTATTATTTTTAGGTATTTCAGGTCTTTTTAGACCAGACAAGGTAATTAAAAAATTTTTAAATGATTTTAGATAA
- a CDS encoding polysialyltransferase family glycosyltransferase, with amino-acid sequence MHVFYIHSHITFVIAQLFILEYNLSKNKIRYITSRGYKLKSNEDSYDMTEFYNYLETESRLNKVFKLKEKIEHLDNGIKLLTDNKPFCAYLPQFNHSLFQIIGTHDLCESLVLVEEGITAYKLDKELYKSTKIKCSQFLSKLISKRFLLKNKHYQPYPKDKFKYAICINKDCFPFIEEKKVLKINSQIVTNYNNTIENGNVVFVLDSFKERTKISEEEYLMIIKETLKLLKTYDNQLFIKFHPEQNELIRKKTLSFVINNFGFDSITCLKDSCILEFEFLKSKNLTVIGMHTSLLYYAKRFDHHVLSGIKLTSGIPEIDTYINHIMDMEQKKEYMSYV; translated from the coding sequence ATGCATGTTTTTTATATCCATAGTCATATTACATTCGTAATAGCTCAGCTATTTATTTTAGAATATAATTTATCTAAGAATAAGATTAGGTATATTACTTCTAGAGGTTATAAATTAAAAAGCAATGAGGATTCATATGACATGACAGAATTTTATAATTATCTTGAAACGGAATCTAGGTTAAATAAGGTTTTTAAGTTAAAAGAAAAAATTGAGCATTTAGATAATGGCATTAAATTATTAACAGATAATAAACCGTTTTGCGCTTATCTTCCTCAATTCAATCATTCGTTGTTTCAAATTATAGGAACACATGATTTGTGTGAGAGCTTAGTTTTAGTTGAAGAAGGAATTACAGCATATAAATTAGACAAAGAATTATATAAATCAACAAAAATTAAGTGTAGTCAATTTTTATCTAAACTGATTTCAAAACGATTTTTATTAAAAAACAAACACTATCAACCTTATCCTAAAGATAAGTTTAAGTATGCAATTTGTATAAATAAAGACTGTTTCCCTTTTATTGAAGAAAAGAAAGTGTTAAAAATAAATAGTCAAATTGTTACTAATTATAACAATACTATTGAAAATGGTAATGTTGTTTTTGTTTTAGACTCATTTAAAGAACGAACAAAGATTAGTGAAGAAGAGTATTTGATGATAATAAAAGAAACATTAAAGCTTTTAAAAACATATGATAATCAATTATTTATTAAATTTCATCCTGAGCAGAATGAATTAATTAGAAAGAAGACTTTAAGTTTTGTCATTAATAATTTTGGTTTTGATAGTATAACTTGTCTTAAGGACAGCTGTATTTTAGAGTTTGAGTTTTTAAAGTCAAAAAACTTAACAGTTATTGGTATGCACACATCACTTTTGTACTATGCTAAAAGATTTGATCATCATGTTTTATCGGGTATTAAATTAACCTCAGGTATACCTGAAATAGACACTTATATTAATCATATAATGGATATGGAGCAAAAAAAAGAATATATGAGTTATGTGTAG
- a CDS encoding oligosaccharide flippase family protein, translated as MAIEVKKAILKSSFFLIPILVYSFFEAVPLIKFLYGDDFQVSGEVFKIYILRYSLSVMAFSVFMGSIGLEKKSNFVILLSAVIGLGLNIILIPIYGVKGASWATVISSLSTISVSFFFIKRRLNLNIINFFPITNYLIIVLVSIIVYTPFYILNKYFELKWFVVIFSVIYYLVTLILLNIKFKILNIKKILINI; from the coding sequence TTGGCTATAGAGGTAAAAAAAGCAATTCTTAAAAGCTCCTTTTTTTTAATCCCTATTTTAGTTTATAGTTTTTTTGAAGCAGTTCCTTTAATTAAGTTTTTATATGGAGATGATTTTCAAGTTTCCGGAGAGGTGTTTAAAATATACATATTAAGATACTCTCTAAGTGTTATGGCTTTTTCAGTTTTTATGGGAAGTATTGGTCTTGAGAAGAAATCAAATTTTGTAATATTATTGAGTGCAGTTATTGGGTTAGGTTTAAATATTATATTAATACCTATTTATGGGGTTAAAGGGGCTTCTTGGGCTACTGTTATATCAAGTTTAAGTACTATTTCTGTCTCTTTTTTTTTTATAAAAAGAAGACTAAATTTAAATATCATAAACTTTTTTCCTATAACAAACTACTTGATAATTGTTTTAGTATCAATAATTGTTTACACACCGTTTTATATTTTAAATAAGTATTTTGAATTAAAGTGGTTTGTAGTAATATTTTCCGTAATCTATTATTTGGTCACCTTAATTCTATTAAACATCAAGTTTAAGATACTCAACATCAAAAAGATTTTAATAAATATTTAA
- a CDS encoding HAD family hydrolase, producing MKQETKTILWDFDGVILDSMAVRDWGFKEIFKDFKEEQVSKLLDYHAANGGLSRYVKIRYFYENILGKTITEERVLQYAEAFSVLMKKELTSPDNLITDAVTFIKENYQKYSFHIVSGSDQEELRFLCKELGIDKYFISIHGSPTTKNQLVKTLLEQHAYDKNSTCLIGDSINDYEAAYVNNIVFYGYNNMALTKLNQGYIECFQTIKSL from the coding sequence ATGAAGCAAGAAACAAAAACAATACTGTGGGATTTCGATGGTGTAATTCTTGACTCTATGGCTGTAAGAGATTGGGGGTTTAAAGAGATTTTTAAAGATTTTAAAGAAGAACAAGTTTCTAAACTTTTAGACTATCATGCAGCTAACGGAGGACTTTCAAGATATGTAAAAATTAGGTATTTCTATGAAAATATTTTAGGGAAAACCATTACAGAAGAAAGGGTTCTACAATATGCTGAAGCATTTTCTGTTTTAATGAAAAAAGAATTAACAAGCCCTGATAATTTAATAACCGATGCTGTAACTTTTATTAAAGAGAATTATCAAAAGTATAGTTTTCATATTGTATCAGGTTCAGATCAAGAAGAACTTAGGTTTTTATGTAAAGAACTAGGTATCGATAAATATTTTATTTCTATCCATGGGTCGCCTACGACAAAAAACCAATTGGTTAAAACCTTATTAGAACAACATGCCTATGATAAAAACAGTACTTGCTTAATAGGAGATTCCATAAACGACTATGAGGCAGCATATGTAAATAATATAGTTTTTTATGGGTATAATAATATGGCGTTAACAAAATTAAATCAAGGCTATATAGAATGCTTTCAAACAATTAAGAGCTTATAA
- a CDS encoding cytidylyltransferase domain-containing protein, which produces MTIFLPCRLGSQRIPKKNTKDFAGVKGGLLKVKLNTLLQVSGINTIMVSTNDQEVINVAKSFNNDKIVIDVRPEHLATSETSTDEVINYIPRVIKDDHILWTHVTSPFISISTFEKAMEQYFNNDGFDSLMTVNKIQTFLWDKEKPINYDRTIEKWPRTQTLPELFEINSGFFINSRENYLKYQDRIGVKPYLYVTEGYESVDVDWPEDFQLAEMIYKQIKQK; this is translated from the coding sequence ATGACAATATTTCTTCCATGTAGATTGGGGAGTCAACGTATACCCAAAAAAAATACAAAAGATTTTGCAGGGGTAAAAGGAGGCTTGCTAAAAGTAAAGCTAAATACGCTTTTACAAGTCTCAGGTATTAATACCATAATGGTATCTACTAATGACCAAGAGGTAATTAACGTTGCTAAATCATTTAATAACGATAAGATTGTAATTGATGTGCGTCCTGAACACTTGGCAACATCAGAGACAAGTACAGACGAGGTTATTAATTATATACCTAGAGTTATAAAAGATGACCATATTTTATGGACACATGTCACGTCTCCATTTATATCCATTTCTACATTTGAAAAGGCAATGGAACAGTATTTTAATAATGATGGTTTTGATAGTTTAATGACTGTTAACAAAATACAAACCTTTTTGTGGGATAAAGAAAAACCAATTAATTATGACAGAACCATTGAAAAATGGCCTCGCACCCAAACATTACCGGAACTTTTTGAGATAAATAGTGGCTTTTTTATTAATTCAAGAGAAAATTATTTAAAATATCAAGACAGAATAGGTGTTAAACCTTATTTATATGTAACTGAAGGTTATGAGTCTGTAGATGTTGATTGGCCAGAAGATTTTCAATTAGCAGAAATGATATACAAACAAATAAAACAAAAATGA